The window TTCAAAAGGCAAACTCCGAAGGCCTTCTCTGCGCCGCGATTTGTGCAGGACCGAGCGTACTGGCCCGTGCGGGAATTCTGGAGGGTGTTAATGTAACCTGCTATCCCGGAGTTGAAAAACAGCTACCAGGTGCCAGGCTCCAGGAAACTGCCGTGGTACGGGACAAAAACATCATAACCAGCCGTGGAGTGGGAACAGCAATCCCATTCGCCCTGGAACTGATCTCTTACCTTACCAGCAAAGAGGTTTCTTCCAGGATAGCTAAATCAATAGTTTTCAACGGGTGAGCTGGGAAAAGGCTTCGGGTATCAGGCTTGCCTGATACCCAATATAAGACCGGTATGGACTGGTATAGACGGTATGGACAAAGAAATAGAGGTGTTAAGAGGTGATGGTTTAATTAGTTATACTTTGCCCCTAAAAAAGTTGTATTTTCTCCTTTTTATCTGAAATCTTCCACTCCTTCCAGAACTGTGTCCTGCTATGAAAAAAACAGTCCTTTATGAGAAGCATTTAGCCCTGAATGCTAAAATGAGTCCTTTTGGCGGATTTGAAATGCCGATTCAATATGAGGGGATCATAAAAGAGCACAATGCAGCCAGAAAATCTGCCGCTATTTTTGATACCTGCCACATGGGTGAATTCCTTATCCAGGGAACAGGGGTTGTCGAAGACCTGGAGAGAATAGTCTCCTGTTCGGTTAAGGATATTAAGATCGGAGGATGCAGATACGGTTTGATCTGTAATGAACAGGGCGGAGTAATCGACGATCAGATTCTTTACAGGCTCGAAGAGAACAAATTTTTCATGGTAGTCAATGCATCCACGCAACCAGGTGATTTTCAATGGATCAAAGAGCACCTTTCAGAAAACAGCAGCATTGAAAACCTCTCAGATCAGACTGCCAAAGTGGATATTCAGGGACCCCTGGCCCCGAAAATACTCTCAAAACTCATGACCGAGCCGATTGAGGACATGAAGTATTTCACATTCAAATACAATTACTGCCACGGGGAAAAGGTTCTAGTCTCCAGAACAGGATATACAGGTGAAATTGGATTTGAAATCTACTGTTCAAATGACCTGGTTCTGAAACTCTGGGATGAGTGCATCGAACTGGGAGCAGTACCTGCCGGTCTTGGAGCCAGAGACACACTGAGACTGGAAATGGGGCTACCGTTATACGGACACGAACTGAGAGAGGACATAAATGCCGCAGAAAGCGGCTTGACACGCTCTATCGCATCCAAGGATTTCATAGGGTCATCGGTAGTGCTTGACAGTTCAAAAAGAACCCGTATCCTTTCCGGAATAATAATCGATGGCAGAAGGGCTGGACGTGCAGGAGATATCGTTCTGGACTCTGATGGTAATGAAACCAGCTTCATTACAAGCGGAAGTTTCTCACCAAGCCTGGGAATAGCTATCGCCCTGGCGTATGTGAAACCGGCACCTGTTGGTGAACCGGTAAAAATAAAAACTGAACGCGGAGAACTGACGGGAAAGATTGCGGAGGTTCCTTTTTACAAAGAGGCAACAGCCAGAGCAGACATAAGAAAATTTCTATGATCCTGTTTCTATACTGTGCTGCTCCATATAACCACGATTACAGTAAACTGTTGGATCTTCAACCAATCATAGAAGGAGAAAAAACATGACACCAAACGATCGCAAATACACCAGAACACACGAATGGGTTAAAATTGAAGGAAATATAACCATTGTTGGTATCACAGAGCATGCACAGGATGCCCTTGGCGACATAACCTTTGTGGAACTGCCTAAGGTTGGCACTGAAGTCGAGAA of the Fibrobacter sp. genome contains:
- the gcvT gene encoding glycine cleavage system aminomethyltransferase GcvT: MKKTVLYEKHLALNAKMSPFGGFEMPIQYEGIIKEHNAARKSAAIFDTCHMGEFLIQGTGVVEDLERIVSCSVKDIKIGGCRYGLICNEQGGVIDDQILYRLEENKFFMVVNASTQPGDFQWIKEHLSENSSIENLSDQTAKVDIQGPLAPKILSKLMTEPIEDMKYFTFKYNYCHGEKVLVSRTGYTGEIGFEIYCSNDLVLKLWDECIELGAVPAGLGARDTLRLEMGLPLYGHELREDINAAESGLTRSIASKDFIGSSVVLDSSKRTRILSGIIIDGRRAGRAGDIVLDSDGNETSFITSGSFSPSLGIAIALAYVKPAPVGEPVKIKTERGELTGKIAEVPFYKEATARADIRKFL
- a CDS encoding DJ-1/PfpI family protein; translated protein: MSHVITVLADGFEEIEAVTFIDLLRRADIKVTILGLESKEVRGSHDIRITSDMLLKDFNGSFDGIVLPGGMPGTKNLAESPELIKRIQKANSEGLLCAAICAGPSVLARAGILEGVNVTCYPGVEKQLPGARLQETAVVRDKNIITSRGVGTAIPFALELISYLTSKEVSSRIAKSIVFNG